A genomic segment from Actinoplanes sichuanensis encodes:
- a CDS encoding helix-turn-helix transcriptional regulator — MSRTRTERLVNLVICLLSTRRFLTAAQIAATVPGYEHDPSDPRDHEAFQRKFERDKAELRDLGVPLETGTASIFDQEPGYRIAQREYALPDILLEPDEAAAVGIAARLWQHAGLAAAASSGLAKLRAAGVEVDPQATLGVEPVVTVDPAFGPLTSAARERRAVTFKYRVPEVDEPSTRRLEPWGVVCWRGRWYVVGHDRDRDATRCFRLSRIVGDVRATGRGDAFEPPAGADLISHVARSSGPIARNGRATVTVRHGRAAGLRRLAADVTPGPDGDRLTIVYGDVDWLASRIAGYGPDARADGPPELRDAVVQHLKELITRHEIPAVTA, encoded by the coding sequence GTGTCGCGCACTCGTACCGAGCGCCTGGTAAACCTGGTCATCTGCCTCCTGTCCACGCGACGGTTCCTCACCGCCGCGCAGATCGCCGCGACCGTGCCCGGTTACGAGCACGACCCGTCGGACCCACGCGATCACGAGGCGTTCCAGCGCAAGTTCGAGCGGGACAAGGCCGAGCTGCGTGATCTGGGCGTGCCGCTGGAGACCGGGACGGCCAGCATCTTCGACCAGGAGCCCGGCTACCGGATCGCGCAGCGGGAGTACGCGCTGCCCGACATCCTTCTCGAACCGGACGAGGCCGCCGCCGTCGGCATCGCCGCCCGATTGTGGCAGCACGCCGGGCTGGCCGCCGCCGCCTCGTCCGGCCTGGCCAAACTCCGCGCCGCCGGGGTCGAGGTGGACCCGCAGGCCACCCTCGGGGTGGAGCCGGTGGTCACCGTCGACCCGGCATTCGGGCCGCTCACCTCGGCCGCCCGGGAGCGCCGCGCGGTCACCTTCAAGTACCGGGTGCCCGAGGTCGACGAGCCGAGCACCCGCCGCCTAGAACCGTGGGGTGTGGTCTGCTGGCGCGGCCGGTGGTATGTGGTGGGTCACGACCGTGACCGCGACGCCACCCGCTGCTTCCGGCTGTCCCGGATCGTCGGTGACGTCCGCGCCACCGGCCGGGGCGACGCTTTCGAACCGCCCGCCGGTGCCGACCTGATCAGCCACGTGGCCCGCTCCTCGGGCCCGATCGCCCGCAACGGCCGGGCCACCGTCACGGTCCGCCACGGCCGGGCCGCCGGGTTGCGCCGGCTGGCCGCCGACGTCACTCCCGGCCCGGACGGCGACCGGCTGACCATCGTCTACGGCGACGTCGACTGGCTGGCCTCGCGGATCGCCGGATATGGGCCGGACGCCCGCGCCGACGGCCCGCCCGAGCTGCGCGACGCCGTCGTTCAACACCTCAAGGAACTCATCACCAGACACGAGATCCCGGCGGTGACGGCATGA
- a CDS encoding helix-turn-helix transcriptional regulator, with protein sequence MSAVRTPSGDRLGRLLNLVPYLLARPGILISEAAADLGVTDKQLREDLELLWVCGLPGYGPGDLIDMAIDGDHVTISHDAGMDKPLRLNPDEALALVVALRMLAETPGIGTRDAIERALAKIESAAGDLADAPVAVRLPANQKKLAAVRAAVDSGHALRLTYYTAARDETTDRVIDPMRMLMVGGFNYLEAWCRRAEATRMFRIDRIDGFTELDEPSAPPVEAIPHDVTGGVFRPGPELPLVTLRVGRGGRWITEYYPVEEVVKDSTEWLVTMRVTDLGWAQRFLTGQGRDVTVIGPPELLDRIRAQAATALDQYAAPTGLGADPVAGR encoded by the coding sequence ATGAGCGCGGTGCGCACGCCCTCCGGTGACCGGCTCGGGCGACTGCTGAACCTGGTGCCCTACCTGCTGGCCCGGCCTGGCATCCTGATCTCCGAGGCGGCCGCCGACCTGGGCGTCACCGACAAGCAGTTGCGGGAGGATCTGGAGCTGCTCTGGGTGTGCGGGCTGCCCGGTTACGGCCCCGGCGACCTGATCGACATGGCCATCGACGGCGACCACGTGACGATCAGCCACGACGCCGGCATGGACAAGCCGCTGCGCCTCAACCCGGACGAGGCGCTCGCCCTGGTGGTGGCGCTGCGGATGCTCGCCGAGACACCCGGGATCGGCACCCGTGACGCCATCGAGCGGGCCCTCGCCAAGATCGAGAGTGCGGCCGGTGACCTGGCCGACGCCCCGGTCGCGGTCCGGCTCCCGGCGAACCAGAAGAAGCTCGCCGCGGTCCGCGCCGCGGTCGACTCCGGTCACGCGCTGCGGCTCACCTACTACACCGCGGCCCGCGACGAGACCACCGACCGGGTCATCGACCCGATGCGGATGCTGATGGTCGGCGGCTTCAACTACCTGGAGGCCTGGTGTCGTCGGGCCGAGGCGACCCGGATGTTCCGGATCGACCGGATCGACGGGTTCACCGAGCTGGACGAGCCGTCCGCGCCGCCGGTCGAGGCGATCCCGCACGACGTGACCGGCGGCGTCTTCCGACCCGGCCCGGAGCTGCCGCTGGTCACCCTGCGGGTGGGCCGCGGCGGCCGGTGGATCACCGAGTACTACCCGGTCGAGGAGGTGGTCAAGGACAGCACCGAGTGGCTGGTCACGATGCGGGTCACCGACCTCGGCTGGGCGCAGCGCTTCCTCACCGGCCAGGGCCGCGACGTCACCGTGATCGGCCCGCCCGAGCTGCTCGACCGGATCCGGGCGCAGGCCGCGACGGCTCTCGACCAGTACGCCGCGCCGACCGGGCTGGGAGCGGACCCGGTCGCGGGCCGATAG
- the tatA gene encoding Sec-independent protein translocase subunit TatA, which translates to MSVLKPWHIIVLVVVLILLFGAKRLPDAARSLGRSLRIIKAETKGLVDDDNNVAEKAEPQHSRTPLQGEVQQPYQPQPGYQQQPPQGYQQPQPGYQQPQPQTQQPFVDPVQHRTNDR; encoded by the coding sequence ATGAGCGTCCTCAAGCCATGGCACATCATCGTCCTCGTTGTTGTGCTGATCCTGCTCTTCGGCGCGAAGCGGCTGCCGGACGCGGCGCGCTCCCTCGGCCGTTCGCTGCGGATCATCAAGGCGGAGACCAAGGGCCTGGTCGACGACGACAACAACGTCGCCGAGAAGGCGGAGCCCCAGCACAGCCGCACGCCGCTGCAGGGCGAGGTCCAGCAGCCCTACCAGCCGCAGCCGGGCTACCAGCAGCAGCCGCCGCAGGGTTACCAGCAGCCGCAGCCGGGCTACCAGCAGCCCCAGCCGCAGACTCAGCAGCCGTTCGTGGACCCGGTGCAGCACCGCACCAACGACCGCTGA
- the tatC gene encoding twin-arginine translocase subunit TatC — protein sequence MALSLRKKKGPTKFQQASDGSMTLIEHVRELRNRLFFASLGIVAGLIVGFLLSERVFDLLAAPYCGLDTSWTLGKVGQGKCDWLILGVADQLILKLKIALWLGLIVGAPVWLYQLWAFIAPGLHRHERKWAYVFVAIAAPLFMGGATLAYFVVKHSLEFIMTAGVLGQTTQLEITAYTGFVTSMIMIFGAAFEFPLVLLMLNFTGVVTASRLLSWWRTVVFLSFAFAAVATPDPGPFGMTLLAACLTLLYFIAVGVAFLNDKRKGRGKEIYAGLDDDEISELPEERVPVGASDPIEAPTAIDAPTPVEKPQSIERRFDDMT from the coding sequence ATGGCACTGAGCCTGCGTAAGAAAAAGGGACCCACCAAGTTCCAGCAGGCTTCCGACGGCTCTATGACGCTCATCGAGCACGTCCGGGAGCTGCGTAACCGGCTGTTCTTCGCGTCGCTCGGCATCGTCGCCGGCCTGATCGTCGGTTTCCTCCTCTCCGAGCGGGTCTTCGACCTGCTCGCCGCGCCCTACTGTGGTCTCGACACGTCGTGGACGCTGGGGAAGGTCGGCCAGGGCAAGTGTGACTGGCTGATCCTGGGTGTGGCCGATCAGCTGATCCTGAAGCTGAAGATCGCGCTCTGGCTTGGCCTGATCGTCGGCGCCCCGGTTTGGCTCTACCAACTGTGGGCGTTCATCGCGCCCGGCCTGCATCGGCACGAGCGCAAATGGGCGTATGTGTTCGTCGCGATCGCCGCGCCCCTGTTCATGGGCGGCGCGACGCTGGCCTACTTCGTGGTGAAACACAGCCTCGAATTCATCATGACCGCCGGTGTCCTCGGTCAGACGACGCAGCTGGAGATCACGGCGTATACCGGCTTCGTCACCAGCATGATCATGATCTTCGGGGCGGCGTTCGAGTTTCCGCTGGTCCTGCTGATGCTTAACTTCACCGGCGTGGTCACCGCGTCGCGGCTGCTCAGCTGGTGGCGGACCGTGGTCTTCCTGTCGTTCGCGTTCGCCGCGGTAGCCACGCCCGACCCCGGGCCGTTCGGCATGACCCTGCTGGCCGCCTGCCTCACCCTGCTGTACTTCATCGCCGTCGGGGTGGCCTTCCTCAACGACAAGCGCAAGGGCCGCGGCAAGGAGATCTACGCCGGGCTCGACGACGACGAGATCTCGGAGCTCCCGGAGGAGCGGGTGCCGGTCGGCGCCTCCGATCCGATCGAAGCACCGACCGCGATCGACGCGCCCACCCCGGTGGAGAAACCGCAGTCGATCGAGCGCAGATTCGACGACATGACCTGA
- a CDS encoding YegS/Rv2252/BmrU family lipid kinase, with product MNEFIAVLANPSAGKGRHRGLLPGVVEVLGTAGRPVRILTAGSGIEAEEACHVAVADGAAAVVAVGGDGTVHRALQSVAGREVGFGVVPAGTGNDFASAVGVPQEGLTAAEGIAAALRDGRDHRFDLARTLDAHGEQRWFCAVLAAGFDALVNERANRMRRPRGAHRYDLAILLELAKVRARTYTLTLDGEQRTFPAEIVAVGNCASYGGGMRMLPDADPTDGLLDVLFAAPLGRLDLMRLKPRLRHGTHVRDPRVTVVRAREVRIEAEGIISYADGERLGPLPLEVSCVPGAVRLLC from the coding sequence GTGAACGAATTCATCGCGGTGCTGGCCAACCCCTCGGCGGGGAAGGGCCGGCACCGCGGTCTGCTTCCCGGGGTCGTCGAAGTGCTCGGGACGGCCGGGCGGCCGGTCCGGATCCTCACCGCGGGCAGCGGAATCGAGGCCGAGGAAGCCTGCCATGTCGCCGTCGCGGACGGTGCGGCGGCCGTCGTCGCGGTCGGTGGGGACGGCACGGTGCACCGGGCCCTGCAGTCGGTCGCCGGGCGGGAGGTCGGATTCGGGGTGGTGCCCGCCGGGACCGGCAACGACTTCGCGAGCGCGGTGGGCGTACCGCAGGAGGGGTTGACGGCCGCGGAAGGGATCGCCGCCGCGTTGCGGGATGGCCGGGACCATCGGTTTGATCTCGCCCGGACCCTTGACGCTCACGGTGAGCAACGCTGGTTCTGTGCGGTCCTGGCCGCCGGGTTCGACGCGCTCGTCAACGAGCGGGCCAACCGGATGCGTCGGCCGCGTGGCGCACACCGCTATGACCTGGCGATCCTTTTGGAGTTGGCCAAGGTGCGGGCCCGGACCTACACGCTGACGCTGGACGGCGAGCAGCGCACCTTTCCGGCCGAGATCGTCGCGGTGGGTAACTGTGCGAGTTATGGCGGTGGGATGCGAATGCTGCCCGACGCGGATCCGACCGACGGGCTGCTCGACGTGCTGTTCGCCGCTCCGCTGGGGCGGCTCGACCTGATGCGGCTCAAGCCGCGGCTGCGCCACGGTACCCACGTGCGTGATCCGCGGGTCACCGTGGTGCGGGCGCGCGAGGTTCGCATCGAGGCTGAGGGGATCATCTCGTACGCGGACGGTGAGCGGCTCGGCCCGCTGCCGCTCGAGGTGAGCTGTGTGCCGGGTGCGGTCCGGTTGCTGTGCTGA